CGTAGGGAAACGACGGGATGTCGCTCATGTGGATCCCGGCGCAGACCACGGTCCCGCCCTTTCCGACGGCACCGAGGGCGGCGGGGACGAGGGATCCCACCGGCGCGAAGACGATCGCGGCGTCGAGCTCGACGGGCGGGAGCTCGGTGGACGCTCCCGCCCATGACGCGCCGAGCTCCCTGGCGAAGTCCTGGGCCTCGGCGTCGCCCTCGCGGGTGAAGGCGTAGATCTCCCGGCCCTGCCACAGCGCCACCTGGGTCACGAGGTGGGCCGCCGCGCCGAAGCCGTAGATCCCGACTCGCCTCGCGTCTTTCGTCATCCGTAGCGAGCGGTAGCCGATCAGGCCGGCGCAGAGAAGCGGGGCCGCCTCCTCGTCCGAATAGCCGGACGGCAGCGGAAAGACGTAGCGCGCGTCGGCGACCACGTGCTCGGCATATCCGCCGTCGAGCTGGTACCCCGTGAAGAGGGCGCGATCGCAGAGGTTCTCCCTGCCGGAGAGGCAAAAAGCGCAGGCGCCGCAGGTCCAGCCCACCCAGGGCACGCCGACGCGGTCGCCGATCTGGAATCCGTCCACCTCGGGCCCGAGCGCCTCCACGCGCCCCACGATCTCGTGGCCCGGGACCAGCGGAAGCTTGGGGTGCTCCAGCTCGCCGTCGACCACATGAAGGTCTGTCCGACAGACGCCGCAAGCGCTCACGGCGATCCGAACCTCTCCCCGTCCGGGCGTGGGCGTCGGGAGCTCTCGGAGCACCAGCGGCCGCTTCGGCTCCTCGAGGACCATCGCTCTCATCGCGCCCTCCATCTTTCGCGTGGACTCCCCGGAGCCCTGCGATTAACCAAGTGGGGATGAGAATCCTCCACACGATGATCCGGGTCGGCAACCTCGAGCGCTCGCTCGATTTCTACACCCGCGTGCTGGGCATGAAGCTCCTGCGCCAGCACGAGTATCCGGGGGGACGATTCACCCTCGCCTTCGTCGGCTACGGCCCGGAGGAGAGCCACGCGGTGATCGAGCTCACCTGGAACTGGGACACCGACCGGTACGACCTGGGCGACGGCTTCGGTCACATCGCACTCGGAGTCGACGACATCTACACGCGCTGCGATCAGATCCGCGCTGCGGGCGGAAAGGTGGTTC
The Vulgatibacter incomptus DNA segment above includes these coding regions:
- the gloA gene encoding lactoylglutathione lyase → MRILHTMIRVGNLERSLDFYTRVLGMKLLRQHEYPGGRFTLAFVGYGPEESHAVIELTWNWDTDRYDLGDGFGHIALGVDDIYTRCDQIRAAGGKVVREPAPMKHGTTVIAFIEDPDGYKIELIQGSK
- a CDS encoding zinc-dependent alcohol dehydrogenase family protein, coding for MRAMVLEEPKRPLVLRELPTPTPGRGEVRIAVSACGVCRTDLHVVDGELEHPKLPLVPGHEIVGRVEALGPEVDGFQIGDRVGVPWVGWTCGACAFCLSGRENLCDRALFTGYQLDGGYAEHVVADARYVFPLPSGYSDEEAAPLLCAGLIGYRSLRMTKDARRVGIYGFGAAAHLVTQVALWQGREIYAFTREGDAEAQDFARELGASWAGASTELPPVELDAAIVFAPVGSLVPAALGAVGKGGTVVCAGIHMSDIPSFPYELLWGERVLRSVANLTREDAREFLELAPRAKVRTTIRTFPLERANDALEALRSGRIRRGAAVLLPTASPSSPGR